One genomic segment of Cellulophaga sp. HaHaR_3_176 includes these proteins:
- the recQ gene encoding DNA helicase RecQ: MPVKDYKEQLIPTLKKYFGYDSFRPQQEEIITSLLEKKDGLVIMPTGGGKSMCFQLPSLLFSKATLVVSPLIALMKDQVDGCNANGIPAAYFNSSQSSEEQQEIILKITKAELKLIYVAPESMPSLNNIINENYISCIAIDEAHCISSWGHDFRPSYQQLSFLKKSLPNTPIIALTATADKATRQDIAEQLGIANAKQFITSFDRKNISLTVRPADGRVEQILNFIGKRPNTSGIIYCLSRKTTEQLVAKLKAKKLKADAYHAGLNFDERSKVQEDFIFDKTKIVCATVAFGMGIDKSNVRWVIHYNMPKNIEGYYQEIGRGGRDGLAASALLFHSYADVIQLRRFTEGSKNQDVQIAKLERMKQFAEATTCRRKILLSYFGELLAENCGNCDVCKSPPTVFDGTIIAQKILSTIARVKENEATGAIIDVLRGAKNATVLDKGLEKIKTYGIGQDTSWKDWQHYIIQLINQGYAEIAFQNHNALQLTEFSKNVLFNGAKVSLTKPIDALEKIGNPKEKTTKKKKSSELYERLRSLRHKIALDEDIPAYLVFSDATLLEIERARPLTDDDFLEISGVGQRKLEVYGDLFIAEVIAFNKEKSIKKSDTHKVTYQLYKEGLSIDEIAIKRNLKSPTIYSHIAKLYSEGKPINIFDFVSKSEVASIKKAKTELESPPALKPYFDHFEEQIDYFKIRLALAVIDKEA; this comes from the coding sequence ATGCCAGTTAAAGATTATAAAGAGCAATTAATACCCACATTAAAGAAGTATTTTGGTTATGATAGTTTCAGACCACAGCAAGAAGAAATTATAACTTCTCTATTAGAAAAAAAAGATGGACTTGTAATTATGCCAACTGGTGGTGGTAAATCTATGTGTTTTCAATTACCATCTTTACTGTTTTCTAAAGCAACACTTGTTGTTTCTCCTTTAATTGCACTAATGAAAGACCAAGTAGATGGTTGTAATGCAAACGGTATACCTGCTGCTTATTTTAATAGTAGCCAGTCATCAGAAGAACAACAAGAAATTATATTAAAAATTACTAAGGCTGAGCTAAAACTTATTTATGTAGCTCCAGAAAGTATGCCTTCGTTAAATAATATTATCAACGAAAATTACATAAGTTGTATTGCTATTGATGAAGCTCATTGTATATCATCATGGGGACACGATTTTAGACCATCATATCAGCAACTAAGTTTTCTTAAAAAATCACTACCAAACACACCTATAATAGCTTTAACAGCGACTGCAGATAAAGCTACTCGACAAGATATTGCTGAGCAATTAGGCATTGCAAATGCAAAACAATTTATCACCTCTTTTGATCGTAAAAATATAAGTTTAACTGTTAGGCCTGCTGATGGTAGAGTTGAACAAATTTTAAACTTTATAGGAAAAAGACCCAATACTTCAGGAATTATATATTGTTTGAGTAGAAAAACTACGGAGCAATTAGTTGCTAAACTAAAAGCAAAAAAACTAAAAGCAGATGCTTACCATGCTGGATTAAATTTTGATGAACGAAGTAAAGTGCAAGAAGATTTTATTTTTGATAAAACTAAGATTGTTTGTGCCACTGTTGCCTTTGGTATGGGTATAGATAAATCGAATGTACGTTGGGTTATACATTATAACATGCCTAAAAACATAGAAGGGTATTATCAAGAAATTGGTCGTGGAGGAAGAGATGGTTTGGCTGCGAGTGCCCTACTCTTTCATAGTTATGCTGATGTAATACAGTTGCGTCGTTTTACAGAAGGTTCCAAAAACCAAGATGTGCAAATAGCAAAGCTTGAACGCATGAAACAATTTGCTGAAGCTACTACCTGCCGAAGAAAAATATTATTGAGTTATTTTGGTGAGTTGTTAGCTGAAAATTGTGGTAATTGTGATGTTTGTAAAAGTCCGCCAACTGTTTTTGATGGTACTATTATCGCTCAAAAAATACTATCAACCATTGCCCGTGTTAAAGAAAACGAAGCAACTGGTGCTATTATAGATGTATTGCGAGGTGCTAAAAATGCTACTGTTTTAGATAAGGGCTTAGAAAAAATAAAAACATATGGTATAGGGCAAGATACTTCTTGGAAAGATTGGCAACATTATATTATTCAATTAATAAACCAAGGGTATGCCGAAATTGCTTTTCAAAATCACAATGCGTTACAGCTTACTGAGTTCTCTAAAAATGTACTATTTAATGGCGCTAAAGTTTCATTAACAAAACCGATTGATGCTCTTGAAAAAATTGGCAATCCTAAAGAGAAAACTACCAAAAAGAAAAAAAGTTCAGAACTTTATGAGCGTTTGCGTTCGCTACGTCATAAAATAGCTTTAGATGAAGATATACCTGCTTATTTGGTTTTTAGTGATGCTACATTATTAGAAATTGAAAGAGCTAGACCATTAACTGACGATGATTTCTTAGAAATTAGTGGTGTAGGGCAACGTAAATTAGAAGTATATGGCGATTTATTTATTGCAGAAGTAATCGCTTTTAATAAAGAAAAGTCTATAAAAAAATCGGACACTCATAAAGTCACATACCAACTTTATAAAGAAGGTTTGTCTATTGATGAAATTGCTATAAAACGTAATTTAAAATCTCCAACCATATATTCTCATATTGCTAAATTATATAGCGAAGGGAAACCCATAAATATTTTTGACTTTGTATCAAAAAGTGAAGTTGCATCTATAAAAAAAGCAAAAACAGAACTTGAGAGTCCACCTGCGTTAAAGCCTTATTTCGATCATTTTGAAGAACAAATTGATTATTTCAAAATTCGCTTAGCACTGGCTGTTATTGACAAAGAAGCATAA
- the rlmF gene encoding 23S rRNA (adenine(1618)-N(6))-methyltransferase RlmF, with translation MHPNNIHNAPYNFQKLISNHQQLLDFVINNKFGIETIEFSNSEAVLHLNKALLKTYYSVNEWNIPEGYLCPPIPGRLDYLLYIKDLIVDKKTNIKGLDIGVGANCIYPILASQLLNWDMVGADIDVTAVASANENSSEFKEKIEIRHQENNSDIFKGIINEDEYFDFTICNPPFHASEKEATKGTLRKLKNLKNDTAFKLNFGGQANELWCNGGEALFIKRMIRESVAFKTQVGWFTTLVSKNDNLKAIYKQLSKLNAEYTTVDMEQGNKKSRFVAWKFPS, from the coding sequence TTGCATCCAAATAATATTCATAACGCGCCTTACAATTTTCAAAAATTAATTTCTAACCACCAACAATTACTTGATTTTGTAATTAATAATAAGTTTGGTATAGAAACGATTGAGTTTTCTAACTCTGAAGCTGTATTACATTTAAATAAAGCTTTACTAAAAACTTATTACTCAGTTAATGAGTGGAATATCCCTGAAGGATATCTTTGCCCTCCTATTCCTGGCAGGTTAGATTATTTGCTTTATATAAAAGATTTAATAGTTGATAAAAAAACTAATATAAAAGGTCTTGATATCGGTGTTGGTGCTAATTGTATTTACCCTATTTTAGCTAGCCAATTATTAAACTGGGATATGGTTGGTGCTGATATTGATGTTACAGCAGTAGCATCTGCAAATGAAAACTCATCTGAATTTAAAGAAAAAATAGAAATTCGACATCAAGAAAATAATTCTGATATTTTTAAAGGCATTATTAATGAAGATGAATATTTCGATTTCACTATTTGCAATCCTCCTTTTCATGCCTCTGAAAAAGAAGCCACTAAAGGTACTTTACGAAAGCTTAAAAATTTAAAAAATGATACTGCGTTTAAATTGAATTTTGGTGGGCAAGCAAATGAATTATGGTGTAACGGTGGTGAAGCTCTTTTTATAAAAAGAATGATTCGTGAAAGTGTGGCTTTTAAAACACAAGTAGGTTGGTTTACAACACTTGTATCAAAAAATGATAATTTAAAGGCAATTTACAAGCAATTATCAAAATTGAATGCCGAATATACAACTGTTGACATGGAACAAGGAAATAAAAAAAGTAGGTTTGTTGCCTGGAAATTTCCTTCATAA
- a CDS encoding DEAD/DEAH box helicase yields MSSFEDFNLKKQLNYAIEDLRFEKPTPIQEQAFSVVMSGKDIVGIAQTGTGKTMAYMLPLLQELTFSKQIHPRILVMVPTRELVLQVVENIESFAKYINVRVLGVYGGTNINTQKQLCAQGTDILVATPGRLYDLALSKAVKLKEIKKLVIDEVDVMLDLGFRFQLINIFELLPNKRQNIMFSATMTSDVEALIDDFFIAPEKVSIAVSGTPLENISQECYAVPNFYTKVNLLTRLLKDKDTYKKALVFVSNKRSADVVFEAVEEFFGGESCVIHSNKTQNYRMRSIRQFDEGKNRILVTTDVMARGLDLDKITHVINFDTPNYPENYMHRIGRTGRAEHKGNSILFYTEKEEPFKEAIEDLMNYEIPALTIPSNVEISEELRPEERPRILEADNPDQTTLASQGSFHEKKEKNKKVNQGGSYQRIIAKKYKKPKTKGDKNYNKRNNKK; encoded by the coding sequence ATGAGTTCTTTTGAAGATTTCAATTTAAAAAAACAGCTAAATTACGCTATTGAAGATTTACGTTTTGAAAAACCTACTCCTATACAAGAGCAGGCTTTTTCAGTAGTAATGTCTGGTAAAGATATCGTAGGTATTGCACAAACAGGTACAGGTAAAACTATGGCATATATGTTGCCATTATTACAAGAATTAACTTTTTCAAAACAAATACACCCTCGTATTTTAGTAATGGTTCCGACACGTGAACTTGTATTACAGGTTGTTGAAAATATTGAAAGTTTTGCTAAGTATATAAATGTTCGTGTTTTAGGTGTTTATGGTGGAACAAACATAAATACACAAAAACAGCTTTGTGCTCAAGGAACAGATATTTTAGTAGCGACACCTGGTCGTTTATATGATTTAGCGCTTTCTAAAGCTGTAAAACTTAAAGAAATAAAAAAGTTAGTAATCGATGAAGTCGATGTAATGCTTGATTTAGGCTTTCGATTTCAGTTGATTAATATTTTTGAATTGCTACCTAATAAAAGGCAAAATATTATGTTCTCTGCTACAATGACTTCAGATGTAGAGGCATTAATTGATGACTTTTTTATAGCACCAGAAAAGGTCTCAATAGCAGTAAGTGGTACTCCATTAGAAAATATTTCTCAAGAATGTTATGCTGTACCTAATTTTTATACAAAGGTTAATTTATTAACCCGTCTTTTAAAAGATAAGGATACTTATAAGAAAGCATTAGTTTTTGTTTCGAATAAAAGAAGCGCAGATGTTGTTTTTGAAGCAGTTGAAGAGTTTTTTGGAGGAGAATCTTGTGTGATTCACTCTAACAAAACACAGAACTACAGAATGCGTTCTATTCGCCAGTTTGATGAAGGAAAGAATAGAATTCTAGTTACAACAGATGTAATGGCTCGTGGTTTAGATTTAGATAAAATCACCCATGTAATTAATTTTGATACGCCAAATTACCCAGAAAACTATATGCACCGTATTGGTAGAACGGGTAGGGCAGAACATAAGGGAAATTCTATTTTGTTTTACACAGAAAAAGAAGAACCTTTTAAAGAAGCTATTGAAGATTTAATGAATTATGAAATTCCTGCATTAACTATACCAAGTAATGTAGAAATATCAGAAGAATTAAGACCTGAAGAGCGACCAAGAATATTAGAAGCTGATAACCCAGATCAAACTACATTAGCTTCACAAGGTAGCTTTCATGAAAAAAAGGAAAAAAATAAGAAAGTAAATCAAGGAGGTTCTTATCAAAGAATAATTGCAAAAAAATATAAGAAACCTAAAACTAAAGGTGATAAAAATTACAATAAGCGTAATAATAAAAAATAA
- a CDS encoding cold-shock protein: MARAQETFGKKEREKKRLKKREEKAKKKEQRKANGEPDNMFVYVDENGHLVDTPPDPTKKVKVDAESIVLGIPKKEESDEEIDPVRKGRVEFFNDSKGYGFIKDTDTQEKFFVHINGCLEEIKENNMVQFELEKGMKGMNAVRVKKV, translated from the coding sequence ATGGCGAGAGCACAAGAAACCTTTGGGAAAAAAGAACGAGAAAAAAAGCGTTTAAAAAAGCGTGAAGAAAAGGCGAAGAAAAAAGAACAACGTAAAGCAAATGGGGAACCAGATAACATGTTTGTTTATGTTGATGAGAATGGGCATTTAGTAGATACTCCTCCAGACCCTACTAAAAAAGTAAAAGTAGATGCTGAAAGCATTGTTCTTGGAATACCTAAAAAGGAAGAAAGTGACGAAGAAATAGATCCAGTACGTAAAGGTAGAGTTGAGTTTTTCAACGATTCTAAAGGTTATGGATTTATTAAGGATACAGATACACAAGAAAAATTCTTTGTACATATTAACGGTTGCTTAGAAGAAATCAAAGAAAACAATATGGTGCAGTTTGAACTTGAAAAAGGGATGAAAGGTATGAATGCCGTTCGTGTTAAAAAGGTTTAA